The following proteins come from a genomic window of Rutidosis leptorrhynchoides isolate AG116_Rl617_1_P2 chromosome 10, CSIRO_AGI_Rlap_v1, whole genome shotgun sequence:
- the LOC139870703 gene encoding uncharacterized protein yields MQEYFSYFSQGFDAIGRPTFTTLQKCMSAIRQLAYATTPDMWDNYLQMSEQTSILCLDYFCMCIITLYKKEYMRSPNAHDVARLYSAHEERHGFKGMLGSIDCMHWEWRNCPVALKGQYTRGDHKKLTLMLEVFASYDLWIWHAFFGMAGSNNDINVLNQSPIFDKLKNGTFPSAPFEVNGHEYSKRILPCGWMRRAMECCLILHNVILEDNGFALSKWEERFTTEVMENGMERIRNRGRDQDIIAREIRDRDLHNQLTEDLVEHIWNLPPTFRNAN; encoded by the exons ATGCAAGAATATTTTAGTTACTTTTCTCAAGGATTTGATGCTATCGGAAGGCCTACATTTACTACTTTACAAAAATGTATGTCGGCTATACGTCAATTGGCGTATGCCACCACTCCCGATATGTGGGATAACTATTTGCAAATGAGTGAGCAAACATCAATACTATGTCTAGATTACTTTTGTATGTGTATTATTACATTGTACAAAAAAGAATACATGCGATCTCCGAATGCACACGATGTTGCTAGATTGTATAGTGCTCACGAGGAGAGACATGGGTTTAAGGGTATGCTCGGTAGTATAGATTGTATGCACTGGGAGTGGAGGAATTGTCCTGTTGCTTTAAAAGGACAATACACTAGGGGTGATCACAAGAAACTGACCCTTATGCTTGAAGTTTTTGCTTCTTATGACTTGTGGATTTGGCATGCTTTTTTTGGGATGGCGGGTTCCAACAATGATATCAACGTTTTGAACCAATCACCTATATTTGATAAacttaagaacggaacatttccatCTGCACCATTTGAGGTAAATGGGCATGAATATAGCAAAAGGATATTACCTTGCGGATG GATGCGAAGAGCGATGGAATGTTGTCTCATATTACATAACGTGATACTTGAAGATAACGGCTTCGCACTTTCTAAATGGGAAGAAAGATTTACTACCGAAGTAATGGAAAATGGTATGGAACGTATACGAAACAGAGGACGGGATCAAGATATCATCGCAAGAGAAATAAGGGATCGAGATCTGCACAACCAACTCACCGAGGATTTAGTCGAGCATATTTGGAACCTTCCACCGACTTTTCGCAATGCGAATTAG
- the LOC139870705 gene encoding uncharacterized protein, producing MPGTPQRNGVAERRNRTLGHGLNGSGSHRKIELQEARYETPIIHVPISISTSLDSSNDHLTFNDHPNNVEETEPDTVINVEPQETQQPLRKCNNPDSYEEAITCDQSAHWREVMNDELNSMSKNDIWELAELPKGAKPVGCKWVFKTKLDPNGNVERYKARLVAKGYTQKESIDYKETFSHVS from the exons ATGCCAGGTACCCCTCAGCGAAATGGTGTTGCTGAGAGGAGAAATCGCACCCTTGGACATGGTTTGAA TGGAAGTGGTTCACATAGAAAAATTGAGCTTCAAGAGGCTCGATATGAGACACCAATAATTCATGTGCCCATCTCGATTAGTACGTCACTTGACAGCTCGAATGATCATTTAACTTTTAATGATCATCCAAATAACGTCGAGGAAACTGAACCTGACACCGTGATTAATGTTGAACCACAAGAAACTCAACAGCCGTTGC GGAAATGTAATAACCCTGATTCATATGAAGAAGCCATTACTTGTGACCAATCAGCTCATTGGAGAGAAGTAATGAATGATGAGTTGAACTCAATGAGCAAAAATGACATTTGGGAACTTGCTGAACTACCAAAGGGTGCAAAACCCGTTGGATGCAAGTGGGTCTTTAAGACTAAACTTGACCCAAATGGAAATGTTGAGCGTTATAAAGCTCGTTTAGTTGCAAAAGGGTATACTCAAAAAGAGAGCATTGATTATAAGGAAACCTTTTCTCATGTATCATGA